The following DNA comes from Bacillota bacterium.
CTACGCCGCAGTAAGTACAGGTGGTGTCCACACGTTTTACTTCCCATTCCCTGTATTTTACCGGCTTCTTCGCCGATAATGCTCCCGTAGGACAGTAGGATACACAGTTGCCGCACGATACGCATTCTGAATCTTCAAGGGGCCTGCCGAAGGGGGGAGTGATGCGGGTCTTGGAACCTCTATCCGAACGCCCTATGGCGGATACCACCGAAGCTTCGGCGCAGACCCTTACACATTTACCGCAGAGTATGCACTTGCTCCGGTCATAGACATAGAACTTACCGCTGTCATCCAGACCCTGTCTCTTTCCGGTATCGGCATATACCTCTATATCCTCATCGGTTATACCGTACCTGTAGCTGTAGTCCTGCAGTTTGCAGTTTCCTGCCTTTTCGCAGGTCAGGCAGTTATACGGGTGGTTTGCCCAAATAAGGCTGAGAATAGTTCTTCTTGCTTCAACTATCCTGGGACTCTCGGTATAAACCACCATACCTTCACCTGCTGCCGTTGAACAAGAGCAGACAAGCCCGTTCGCTTTCTCCACTTCCACAACACATATCCTGCAGGCGCCGTCCGGCTTCAATCCCTCGCAGTAACACAGGTTAGGTATATTGATACCGGCTTGGTTCGCAGCTTCAAGTATGGTCATACCTTTTTGTACTTGAACTTCCACACCGT
Coding sequences within:
- a CDS encoding (2Fe-2S)-binding protein: MNMVNLKIDGVEVQVQKGMTILEAANQAGINIPNLCYCEGLKPDGACRICVVEVEKANGLVCSCSTAAGEGMVVYTESPRIVEARRTILSLIWANHPYNCLTCEKAGNCKLQDYSYRYGITDEDIEVYADTGKRQGLDDSGKFYVYDRSKCILCGKCVRVCAEASVVSAIGRSDRGSKTRITPPFGRPLEDSECVSCGNCVSYCPTGALSAKKPVKYREWEVKRVDTTCTYCGV